One genomic segment of Desulfocapsa sulfexigens DSM 10523 includes these proteins:
- a CDS encoding DHH family phosphoesterase has product MLSSAQPNTHKGRYKSLLDIVSTDDIICILIVADPDAIASALALKRLFWRKVQKTLICRVNAIKRSDNLAMLRDLRIDVPYITKVDTSNVTKWAIVDSQPHHHKSLNNTNFSIVIDHHSPDPSLDVPFKDIREEYGAVSSIMTEYLKTAGVTPSTKLATALFYGIKTDTDNFTRTSTSADVRAFRYLYPHANINIIKKIESSEINKKNLVAFRKAFEELQFIGDTAYIHMGVVKDADVLVILADFFLKMAEATWCIVSGIYGKKLIIILRNVGFRRDAGKVAMRLFGEVGSAGGHKSAARVEIPVATLVGETEELSVLREYVADKIRKR; this is encoded by the coding sequence ATGCTTTCTTCCGCGCAACCAAACACTCATAAGGGCCGTTATAAAAGTCTTCTCGATATTGTGTCAACCGATGATATTATCTGCATTCTAATCGTTGCAGATCCGGATGCTATTGCCAGTGCCCTTGCTTTAAAAAGATTGTTTTGGAGAAAGGTGCAGAAGACTCTTATCTGTAGAGTTAATGCCATAAAACGTTCGGATAATCTTGCGATGCTCAGGGACCTGCGGATTGACGTTCCTTATATTACCAAGGTGGACACTAGTAATGTGACGAAATGGGCCATAGTTGATTCACAGCCGCATCATCATAAATCTTTAAATAATACCAATTTTAGCATTGTTATCGACCATCATTCCCCCGATCCCTCATTGGACGTTCCTTTCAAAGATATACGTGAAGAATATGGTGCTGTTTCGTCTATTATGACGGAATACCTTAAGACCGCTGGTGTTACCCCTTCAACAAAACTCGCTACTGCACTGTTTTACGGCATCAAGACAGACACAGACAACTTCACCAGAACCTCGACCAGCGCTGATGTCAGGGCTTTTCGGTATCTCTATCCTCATGCCAATATCAATATTATTAAGAAAATAGAATCATCTGAAATTAATAAGAAAAATCTGGTCGCATTCCGAAAGGCATTTGAGGAGCTGCAATTTATAGGTGATACTGCCTATATTCATATGGGAGTTGTAAAAGATGCTGATGTCTTGGTGATTCTCGCCGATTTTTTTCTGAAGATGGCTGAGGCTACCTGGTGTATCGTTTCCGGAATATATGGCAAAAAATTAATTATAATTTTGAGAAATGTTGGTTTCCGGCGTGACGCTGGTAAGGTTGCCATGCGACTGTTTGGCGAGGTGGGCTCAGCCGGCGGTCATAAGAGTGCTGCGAGGGTGGAGATACCAGTCGCAACTCTTGTAGGTGAGACAGAAGAGTTATCAGTATTGAGAGAGTATGTTGCCGATAAAATCAGAAAACGATAA
- a CDS encoding SH3 domain-containing protein, which translates to MSLIAVAFLTGTLYIGPLCLPEWFVWEESLASAILPFTYVYAKGLFSIACLFGASIYHHKKQIQKRRIFKVPQVGEKGRLRLPNQRETSDRFGMSVLLCVLVLVFIVAGYSRAFGGVKMVAIDRDIVNVRSGPAISYKTLWQFGKGYPLKVVGSRKEWYKVQDFEGDSGWIYKPLVSRTPHVVVKNKLVNIRSRPGTRHAVIARAQRGVVFQTIASVKGWVKVRHAGGLVGWVARRLVWGW; encoded by the coding sequence ATGTCCCTTATTGCTGTTGCATTTCTAACAGGCACTCTTTATATCGGTCCTCTTTGTCTTCCAGAATGGTTTGTCTGGGAAGAATCTCTTGCCAGTGCAATCCTGCCCTTTACGTATGTTTATGCCAAAGGCCTGTTTTCAATAGCGTGTCTTTTTGGCGCCTCCATATATCATCACAAAAAGCAAATACAGAAAAGAAGAATATTTAAGGTGCCTCAAGTTGGAGAAAAGGGACGTCTACGATTGCCAAACCAGAGGGAGACGTCTGATCGTTTTGGCATGTCTGTCCTTTTATGTGTTTTGGTTCTAGTATTTATTGTCGCTGGTTATAGTCGGGCTTTTGGCGGTGTTAAAATGGTTGCCATCGACAGAGATATTGTTAATGTACGCAGTGGGCCAGCAATCAGTTATAAGACATTATGGCAGTTTGGAAAAGGATATCCGCTCAAGGTTGTTGGTAGTAGGAAAGAATGGTATAAAGTTCAGGATTTTGAAGGAGACTCTGGTTGGATCTATAAACCTCTCGTTTCACGTACTCCACATGTTGTGGTAAAGAACAAACTTGTAAATATCCGCTCCAGGCCGGGAACCAGACATGCTGTCATTGCAAGAGCACAGAGAGGAGTGGTGTTCCAGACCATTGCTTCCGTGAAAGGATGGGTTAAAGTGCGTCATGCAGGAGGGCTTGTCGGCTGGGTTGCAAGAAGACTTGTCTGGGGATGGTAA